The Cryomorphaceae bacterium DNA window TTTGTACAAACGGCCGTATTTCGTGAAGTCGTTGATATAGGCTCCGCCTAGAAACGCCGCAAAGGTGTTGTACACATCAGCAAGGGCTACATTGGCTTTAAGAATCTTGTCGCGATTAAGCTCCATGCGGCGTTGGGGCACAGTAGCTTGAAAAGTAGTGAAAGCGGATGCGATTTCAGGTCGCTGCTGGGCAGCGGCAATAAACGCATAAGTCTGTTCTGCCAGATACGCGGGCGACTGTCCGCTTTTGTCTTGAATCATCAGACTGAAACCCGAACCGTTTCCCAGTCCGGGAATGGCCGGTGGGCCGAAAGCAAAAGCTTGGGCTTCAATAATTTTTTCTCTAAGCATGCCATTGGTTTTGGCAATCACCCCATTGGCCGTGAGCTCCCTTTCGTCCCAGTTGACCAGTTTAACAAAGACGAAAGCATTGTTGGGAATCATGGCTCCGGATAGCATGCTAAACCCCGTTACCGAAGTGACATACTCAATATTCTCATCGAGCATTAACTCATCCTCAATCGTTTTCACCACAACATCGGTTCGCTGGAGGGAGGCAGCATCAGGAAGCTGCACGTTCAGGAAGTAGTATCCCTGATCTTCCTCGGGTAAAAAACCGCCGGGCACCAGGGATCCAAAAATACCGGCAGCAATTACGGTGATAAGCAGGTACATCACTCCGCGGCTCAACTTTCCGGCTACGCGAGAGGTTGCTTTACCGTAGGAGGCTGTACCGCGGTCGAACATGCGGTTAAAGGCAGTGAAGAAACGTCCTAATGGCCCTTTTGACGGTCCGGGCTTTTTCATCAAAAGCGAACACAAGGCAGGGCTAAGGCTCAATGCGTTAATGGATGAAAAGACCACCGAAACAGCAATGGTGATGGCAAACTGTTGGTACAGTTTTCCGGTGATTCCGGCCATTGCGGCTACCGGGACAAAAACGGCAATCATCACCAGCGTAGTGGCAATGATGGGTCCGGTAACTTCGCGCATTGCGGCAGAAGTAGCAGCCCGGGGCGACATGCCCTTTTCTATGTTCACCTGCACAGCTTCTACGACCACAATGGCGTCATCTACTACAATTCCGATGGCCAGCACCAGGCCAAGCAGCGAAAGCGAGTTGATGGTAAAACCCAGCATCGGGAAAAACATAAAAGCGGCAATCAGCGATACCGGGATAGCCAACGTGGGAATCAGCGTGGCTCTCCAGTCCTGAATAAAGAGAAACACCACCATAATGACAAGAATGAGAGCAATGATGAGGGTTTCAATAATTTCGTCAATACCTGCTATGATGGGTTCAGTAGCGTCGAGTGAAACTTCATAGGTCACGTCATCCGGAAAAGACTGAGCCATCGCATCCATGGCATGGGTCACTTCTTCGGCAAGCGCTACGGCATTGGTTCCGGGCGATTGATAAATGGCGATAGCAGCAGACTCTTTGCCGTTGGTGCGCGAATAAGCGTTGTAATTTTCGGTGCCCAGCTTAATTTCAGCAATATCTTTCATGAGCACCTGGCTGCCATCCGGCATGGATCGCACCACAATGTTTCCAAACTCTTCTTCGTTTACAAGCTGCTCGGGCAGACGCACCGTATAGGTAAACTCCGTACCGGGAGGCGCGGGTTCTGCTCCGAATTTACCACCGGGAGCCACCACATTTTGCTGTTGCACGGCACCAATAATCTCCGGAATAGAGATCCCCATTTTTGCCAACCGGTCGGGTTTTATCCATATTCGCATTGAATAATCGCTGGCACCGAACACCTGAACGCGCCCAACTCCTTTGATTCGCGCCAGTTGATCCTGAATATTGATCAGAGCGTAGTTTCCTAAAAATTCCCGGTCGTAGGTGCCTTCGGGCGAGGTAACGGATAGGAGCATCAGGATACTCGTCATGGATTTTTGGGTGGTAACCCCGATGCGCTTCACTGCCTCCGGAAGCTTGGGCGTGGCGGCTGCCACACGCGTTTGGGTGAACACCGTATTCATATCCGGGTCGGTGCCCAAATCGAATGTGATCTGAAGGCTCATGCTCCCATCGTTGGCATTGGTAGATTTCATGTAGAGCATGTTCTCTACACCGTTTACCTGCTGCTCAATGGGAGCGGCTACTGAAGATTCTACTGTAGTCGCGTTGGCTCCTACAAATGCCGTGCTCACACGCACTACGGGCGGGGTAATGTCAGGATATTGCTCTATGGCCAGCCCCAGAATGGATACCGCGCCTATGATCACCATAAACAGCGCAATCACAATAGCGACAATGGGCCGCCGAACGAAGAAAATATCTTTCGGATTCTCCATCTTATTGCCCGTCATACTGTGATTTGAACTCGATTTCGGTAGCGGCAACCGTCATGCCTTTTTTGGCGCGCTGAAGGCCTTCAAATATCACGCGGTCTCCTGCTGAAATACCTTCGTGAATGATGTAATAGTCTTTGTGCATCGGTCCGGGTTGAATCATCACCTGCTCAACCTCGCCTGAGCTGTTTACACGCATCACACTGAAATTGCCCTGTACCTCTATGACGCAACGCTGCGGAACGAGCAAGGCGTCGGGAATGGTTTTCACGCCTGCCCGCACACGCGCAAACTGCCCTGGGCGTATTAATCGGTCGGGGTTCGGAAACACGGCTTGAATGAGAATGGCACCTGTTGCGGCATCTACCTCGCGGTTGATGAATTTTACCCTTCCTGTTTCGGGAAATACGCTGCCATCCGACAGAATCAGCCGCAATGGCATCTTGTTGTTATCGTCGGGATCCTTGATGAGCCGCCGCGCGAGGGTGAGGTAATCGCTCTCGGTGATGAAAAACTCCACACGCACGGAGTCAATTGTTGAAATGGTGTTGAGAATGACCGGGTTC harbors:
- a CDS encoding efflux RND transporter permease subunit; translation: MENPKDIFFVRRPIVAIVIALFMVIIGAVSILGLAIEQYPDITPPVVRVSTAFVGANATTVESSVAAPIEQQVNGVENMLYMKSTNANDGSMSLQITFDLGTDPDMNTVFTQTRVAAATPKLPEAVKRIGVTTQKSMTSILMLLSVTSPEGTYDREFLGNYALINIQDQLARIKGVGRVQVFGASDYSMRIWIKPDRLAKMGISIPEIIGAVQQQNVVAPGGKFGAEPAPPGTEFTYTVRLPEQLVNEEEFGNIVVRSMPDGSQVLMKDIAEIKLGTENYNAYSRTNGKESAAIAIYQSPGTNAVALAEEVTHAMDAMAQSFPDDVTYEVSLDATEPIIAGIDEIIETLIIALILVIMVVFLFIQDWRATLIPTLAIPVSLIAAFMFFPMLGFTINSLSLLGLVLAIGIVVDDAIVVVEAVQVNIEKGMSPRAATSAAMREVTGPIIATTLVMIAVFVPVAAMAGITGKLYQQFAITIAVSVVFSSINALSLSPALCSLLMKKPGPSKGPLGRFFTAFNRMFDRGTASYGKATSRVAGKLSRGVMYLLITVIAAGIFGSLVPGGFLPEEDQGYYFLNVQLPDAASLQRTDVVVKTIEDELMLDENIEYVTSVTGFSMLSGAMIPNNAFVFVKLVNWDERELTANGVIAKTNGMLREKIIEAQAFAFGPPAIPGLGNGSGFSLMIQDKSGQSPAYLAEQTYAFIAAAQQRPEIASAFTTFQATVPQRRMELNRDKILKANVALADVYNTFAAFLGGAYINDFTKYGRLYKAYVQAEPEYRQNEQGLELFFVQSRDGVSIPLSSFVDVKPDAGPDYTTRFNLYRAAEVTGSPAAGYSSAEALAALEEVAAETLPADITFSWNGMSYQEKKASGQLAVVFMFSLFFVFLILAAQYESWSMPLAILLGTPFALMGAFMFLYLARLMSESYLTNIFAQISLVMLIAMAAKNAILIVEFAKIKFDEGLNLFDSAVEAATLRFRPILMTTFAFILGILPLILASGAGAEARKVMGVALLGGMGVATIIGVLMYPMLFVLIGKLAGYEKERDAKLEKPEE